Proteins co-encoded in one Paenibacillus sp. genomic window:
- a CDS encoding extracellular solute-binding protein, whose amino-acid sequence MKAFRLTKRTALTLVVLLAVLLTACNGNGGSSGGETTSGGDAAGSDAAAPAANAGNDSAAGQTSEPQAVDTSEHVTLKMILLGDADPDTKLVYEELNKLIKRDLNATVEVEFLSFSDYQQRYPLLFATGERVDLIYTSDWAFYDQEAVKGAFAEVTEEILQTYMPQTWEHQNPLSFEQAKIGGKAYFVPISLTPMAGASGVLIRGDLREKYGLPEIKTIDDLEAYYDAVAKNEKGIFPFAASKNNDTMRDLFVKTMNELVVLKNGTSDYFHPYTGDKDIRAEDLQWLHESEAYEAFVRKMKDWADRGFWSKNAVANNTAPRDAFENGTSASLLWNIGTLAVTQQSVEKTHPEWKPEIYDLTEGRKLMIGSYTSDGMAVAAGSKHKERAFMLLDKMKFDEEYNNLMRLGIKGKHWSPVGEDQWEPGPNQEKYRFGTGGSWGVKGEHERTATTQPPIVKVIAASREGRTVQPVSLGLRIDERPIANEMAAVNSAKTKYLPLLELGLVDDVDKWLEEYRTAAKQAGQEKVFAEVKTQLGAYLAAVK is encoded by the coding sequence ATGAAGGCATTCCGTCTCACCAAGCGTACGGCATTGACTCTGGTCGTTCTTTTGGCGGTCCTCCTGACAGCATGCAACGGGAACGGCGGGAGCAGCGGCGGGGAAACGACGAGCGGCGGCGACGCCGCTGGGAGCGACGCGGCCGCGCCGGCGGCGAACGCCGGGAACGATTCGGCCGCAGGACAAACGAGCGAGCCGCAGGCGGTCGACACTTCCGAGCATGTGACATTGAAAATGATTTTGCTTGGCGATGCCGATCCTGACACGAAGCTGGTGTACGAGGAGTTAAACAAGCTCATCAAGCGAGATTTGAACGCCACCGTCGAAGTGGAATTTCTCTCCTTCAGCGATTACCAGCAGCGGTACCCGTTGTTGTTCGCCACCGGGGAGCGGGTGGATTTGATTTACACGTCCGATTGGGCGTTCTACGACCAAGAGGCGGTCAAAGGAGCGTTCGCGGAAGTGACGGAAGAGATTTTACAAACCTACATGCCGCAAACGTGGGAGCACCAAAATCCGTTGTCCTTCGAGCAGGCCAAAATCGGCGGCAAGGCGTACTTCGTGCCGATCAGTTTGACGCCGATGGCCGGGGCGAGCGGCGTGCTCATCCGGGGAGACTTGAGAGAGAAGTACGGACTGCCCGAGATCAAAACGATCGACGATTTGGAAGCTTACTACGACGCCGTCGCGAAAAACGAAAAGGGGATTTTCCCGTTCGCCGCCTCGAAAAATAACGACACGATGAGAGATTTGTTCGTGAAGACGATGAACGAGCTGGTGGTGCTCAAGAACGGGACGTCCGACTATTTCCATCCGTATACCGGCGATAAGGACATTCGCGCGGAAGATTTGCAGTGGCTGCACGAATCGGAAGCGTACGAAGCGTTCGTTCGCAAAATGAAGGATTGGGCCGACCGCGGGTTCTGGTCCAAAAACGCCGTCGCCAACAATACCGCTCCGCGGGACGCCTTCGAGAACGGCACGTCCGCCTCGCTGCTGTGGAATATCGGCACGCTCGCGGTCACGCAGCAGTCGGTCGAGAAGACGCATCCGGAATGGAAGCCCGAAATATACGATCTGACGGAAGGCAGAAAGCTGATGATCGGCAGCTACACCTCCGACGGCATGGCGGTCGCCGCCGGCTCCAAGCATAAAGAACGAGCGTTCATGCTGCTCGACAAAATGAAGTTCGACGAGGAATACAACAACCTGATGAGGCTCGGCATTAAGGGGAAACACTGGAGTCCGGTCGGCGAGGATCAATGGGAGCCCGGCCCCAACCAGGAAAAATACCGGTTCGGCACCGGCGGTTCTTGGGGCGTCAAGGGCGAGCACGAACGCACCGCCACCACGCAGCCCCCGATCGTCAAAGTGATCGCCGCATCGCGGGAGGGCAGAACCGTGCAGCCGGTTTCCTTGGGCCTTCGCATCGACGAAAGACCGATCGCGAACGAAATGGCGGCCGTCAACAGCGCCAAGACGAAATATTTGCCTCTGCTCGAGCTGGGCCTCGTCGACGATGTCGACAAGTGGCTGGAGGAGTACCGGACCGCGGCGAAGCAAGCCGGCCAAGAGAAGGTGTTCGCCGAAGTGAAAACGCAGCTCGGCGCTTATCTCGCCGCTGTGAAGTGA
- the rpoN gene encoding RNA polymerase factor sigma-54, whose product MHAGYALTQTLAAKLRMTPLMQQSIHVLQLSAADLADYLQEQATDNPLLELEWPEPPARSASSAFAGEDDWIGRVRMPGESLEQSLLSQLRVKGVAGELYRIARFLVGSLNEYGYLTVSVADAAATCRATAAEVEAALREVQSLEPAGVGARDLRECLLLQIARDPDADRHAAAVAAEYLEAIAHGRRAFVARRLGIAEERLERTLAYIRSLRPRPVLPGDGDSPRYVEPDAAMWLERGEVRFAIADGGLPRLGLNAEYVRMLRGGTDREAAAYLRACLQRANQLRQSVERRQSTLLKVVAAIAERQADFVRRGALGLKPLTLRDVAEAAGMHESTVSRATRGKYAQTPYGLYELKYFFTTGLRADDGSEASAASVKAKIRAFIEEEPRDRPLSDQWIANALNAEGIRISRRTVMKYREEMGILSSRMRG is encoded by the coding sequence ATGCATGCAGGGTATGCGTTGACCCAAACGCTGGCGGCCAAGCTGCGCATGACGCCGCTGATGCAGCAATCGATTCACGTGCTGCAGCTGTCCGCCGCCGATTTGGCGGACTACTTGCAGGAGCAGGCGACGGACAATCCGCTGCTCGAGCTGGAATGGCCGGAGCCCCCGGCTAGATCCGCTTCGAGCGCGTTCGCGGGCGAGGACGACTGGATCGGGCGCGTCCGCATGCCCGGCGAATCGCTGGAGCAATCGCTGCTCTCCCAATTGCGGGTGAAGGGGGTCGCCGGTGAGCTGTATCGCATCGCGCGTTTCCTGGTCGGGAGCCTGAACGAATACGGCTATTTGACCGTGAGCGTCGCGGACGCCGCCGCGACGTGCCGGGCGACGGCGGCGGAGGTCGAGGCGGCGCTTCGGGAGGTGCAGTCGCTCGAGCCGGCGGGGGTCGGCGCGCGCGATTTGCGGGAGTGCTTGCTGCTCCAAATCGCGCGCGATCCGGACGCCGACAGACACGCCGCCGCGGTCGCCGCCGAATATTTGGAAGCGATCGCGCACGGCCGGCGCGCGTTCGTCGCTCGCCGGCTCGGCATCGCCGAGGAGCGGCTCGAGCGGACGCTTGCGTACATCCGCTCGCTGCGGCCGCGCCCCGTCCTCCCCGGCGACGGCGACTCGCCGCGGTACGTCGAGCCGGACGCGGCGATGTGGCTCGAGCGCGGCGAGGTGCGGTTCGCCATCGCCGACGGCGGGCTGCCGCGGCTCGGCCTGAACGCCGAGTACGTCCGGATGCTCCGCGGCGGGACGGACCGGGAGGCGGCCGCTTACCTGCGCGCCTGCCTGCAGCGCGCCAATCAGCTGCGGCAGTCGGTGGAGCGGCGCCAGTCCACGCTGCTGAAAGTCGTCGCCGCGATCGCCGAGCGGCAGGCCGATTTCGTCCGCCGCGGCGCGCTCGGCTTGAAGCCGCTGACGCTGCGGGACGTCGCCGAAGCCGCCGGCATGCACGAATCGACCGTGTCGCGGGCGACGCGGGGCAAATATGCGCAGACGCCGTACGGCCTGTACGAGCTGAAATACTTCTTCACGACCGGGCTTCGCGCCGACGACGGCTCGGAAGCTTCGGCGGCGAGCGTCAAAGCGAAAATTCGGGCGTTCATCGAAGAGGAACCCCGGGATCGGCCGCTGTCGGACCAATGGATCGCGAACGCGCTGAACGCGGAGGGCATCCGCATCTCGCGCCGAACGGTCATGAAATACCGCGAGGAGATGGGCATCCTGTCGTCGAGGATGCGGGGATAA
- a CDS encoding MetQ/NlpA family ABC transporter substrate-binding protein — MKKWFITSAAFVLAVALTACGGGNAQQPAAEEAPSQAAEQPAEPVTLKVAATPVPHAEILNFVKPKLEEQGVALEVVEFTDYVQPNVQVFEKQLDANFFQHVPYLDQFNADNNMDLVNVGGVHIEPFGAYSEKVKSVDELPEGAIVAIPNDATNGGRALALLAANGLLTLKDGVGVAATVADIVDNPKKLEIKELEAATLPRVLPDVHLALINTNYALEAGFVPTEDALFIEGSDSPYVNIVAARPDNQNSDAIKKLIEALQSEDVKTFINDTYKGSIVPAN, encoded by the coding sequence ATGAAAAAATGGTTTATCACTTCCGCCGCTTTCGTTCTCGCCGTCGCGCTGACGGCTTGCGGCGGCGGCAACGCGCAGCAGCCTGCTGCGGAAGAAGCGCCAAGTCAAGCAGCGGAACAGCCGGCGGAGCCGGTCACGCTGAAGGTCGCCGCTACGCCGGTCCCGCATGCCGAAATTTTAAACTTCGTGAAGCCGAAGCTCGAAGAGCAGGGCGTAGCGTTGGAAGTCGTCGAGTTCACCGACTACGTGCAGCCGAACGTGCAAGTGTTCGAGAAGCAGCTGGACGCGAACTTCTTCCAGCACGTGCCGTATCTCGACCAGTTCAACGCGGATAACAATATGGATCTCGTCAACGTCGGCGGTGTGCACATCGAGCCGTTCGGCGCTTACTCCGAGAAGGTGAAGAGCGTCGACGAGCTGCCGGAAGGAGCGATCGTCGCGATCCCGAACGACGCCACGAACGGCGGCCGCGCGTTGGCGCTGCTGGCGGCGAACGGCTTGCTGACGCTGAAGGATGGCGTCGGCGTCGCAGCGACGGTCGCCGACATCGTCGACAACCCGAAGAAGCTCGAGATCAAAGAACTCGAAGCGGCGACGCTGCCGCGCGTGCTGCCCGACGTCCATCTTGCGCTGATCAACACGAACTACGCATTGGAAGCCGGCTTCGTGCCGACGGAAGACGCGCTCTTCATCGAAGGCAGCGACTCCCCGTACGTGAACATCGTCGCCGCTCGTCCGGACAATCAAAATTCGGACGCGATCAAGAAGCTGATCGAAGCGCTGCAGTCGGAAGACGTGAAGACGTTCATCAACGACACGTACAAAGGCTCCATCGTACCGGCGAACTAA
- a CDS encoding methionine ABC transporter permease, producing the protein MRGKPIPWEDVLQATLDTLTMLGISTVFTVALGLPLGVLVFLCSKGQLLDNRPLYAALSGIINVLRSVPFVILMIALIPFTRFVMGTSIGVEGTIPPLVIGAAPFFARIVEQTLREVDRGVVEAAQAMGASPWQIVTKVLLPEARPGLIGGVTITSIVLVAYTAMSGMIGGGGLGDLAIRYGYQRFNPGVMIVTIILLLILVVILQTVGDRLVARYSRK; encoded by the coding sequence ATGAGAGGGAAGCCGATCCCTTGGGAAGACGTGCTGCAGGCGACGCTGGACACGCTGACGATGCTCGGCATTTCGACCGTATTTACGGTAGCTTTGGGTTTGCCGTTAGGCGTGCTGGTGTTCCTGTGTTCGAAGGGGCAGCTGCTCGACAACCGCCCGCTGTACGCGGCGCTGTCGGGAATCATTAACGTGCTTCGCTCCGTGCCGTTCGTCATTTTGATGATCGCGCTCATTCCGTTCACGCGGTTCGTCATGGGGACGTCCATCGGCGTCGAAGGGACGATTCCGCCGCTCGTCATCGGCGCGGCGCCGTTCTTCGCGCGAATCGTGGAACAGACGCTGCGCGAGGTGGACCGCGGCGTCGTCGAAGCGGCGCAAGCGATGGGCGCGTCGCCGTGGCAAATCGTCACGAAGGTGCTGCTGCCCGAAGCGCGCCCCGGCTTGATCGGAGGCGTCACGATCACCTCGATCGTGCTGGTCGCGTACACCGCCATGTCGGGCATGATCGGCGGAGGCGGCCTCGGCGACCTCGCGATTCGGTACGGGTACCAGAGATTCAACCCCGGCGTCATGATCGTTACCATTATTTTGCTCTTAATTTTGGTGGTTATTCTGCAAACGGTCGGCGATCGCCTCGTCGCTCGCTACAGCCGAAAGTAG
- a CDS encoding thiamine pyrophosphate-dependent dehydrogenase E1 component subunit alpha, whose protein sequence is MAKTEQEVQGVQLTREKAQWMYQKMLEIRKFEDRVHDLFGQGKIPGFVHLYAGEEAVAVGLCAHLDDNDTITSTHRGHGHCIAKGCDLDGMMAEIYGRATGLCKGKGGSMHIADLDKGMLGANGIVGGGYPLACGAALTAKYKKTNAVSVCFFGDGANNQGTFHEGINLAAIWKLPVVFVAENNGYAEATPFTYASSCKTIADRAIAYNIPGVRVDGKDVLAVYQAAQEAVERARRGEGPTLIECVTYRNYGHFEGDAQKYKKEEDKKAHLSEKDAIGKFRAYLIGEQLLTAEELDRMEASVDEAVEKAIAFAEESPFPEPSELLTDVYVSY, encoded by the coding sequence ATGGCGAAAACGGAACAAGAAGTTCAAGGGGTTCAGTTGACTCGCGAGAAGGCGCAATGGATGTACCAAAAAATGTTGGAAATTCGCAAGTTCGAAGACCGAGTGCATGACCTGTTCGGCCAAGGGAAAATTCCGGGCTTCGTGCACTTGTACGCAGGGGAAGAGGCGGTGGCCGTCGGGCTGTGCGCGCACTTGGACGACAACGATACGATCACGAGCACGCATCGCGGGCACGGTCACTGCATCGCCAAGGGCTGCGACTTGGACGGGATGATGGCGGAAATTTACGGACGGGCGACGGGACTGTGCAAAGGGAAAGGCGGCTCCATGCACATCGCGGACCTCGATAAAGGGATGCTCGGGGCGAACGGGATCGTCGGCGGCGGGTACCCGCTGGCGTGCGGCGCCGCGTTGACGGCGAAATACAAAAAAACGAACGCGGTCAGCGTCTGCTTCTTCGGCGACGGCGCGAACAACCAAGGCACGTTCCACGAAGGGATCAACCTCGCGGCCATTTGGAAGCTGCCGGTCGTCTTCGTCGCCGAGAACAACGGGTACGCGGAAGCGACGCCGTTCACGTACGCTTCCAGCTGCAAAACGATCGCCGATCGTGCAATCGCTTACAATATTCCGGGCGTCCGCGTCGACGGCAAAGACGTGCTGGCGGTGTACCAAGCGGCGCAGGAAGCGGTCGAGCGCGCCCGCCGCGGCGAGGGGCCGACGCTGATCGAGTGCGTGACGTATCGGAACTACGGGCATTTCGAGGGCGACGCGCAGAAATACAAGAAAGAAGAGGACAAGAAAGCGCATCTGTCGGAGAAGGACGCGATCGGCAAGTTCCGCGCTTATTTGATCGGGGAGCAGCTGCTGACGGCCGAGGAGCTCGACCGGATGGAAGCGTCCGTGGACGAGGCGGTGGAGAAAGCGATCGCTTTCGCGGAAGAGAGCCCATTCCCGGAGCCGTCCGAGCTACTGACCGACGTGTACGTCTCGTACTGA
- a CDS encoding methionine ABC transporter ATP-binding protein, with protein MIEISNVSKTFRIGDQSFEALSEIDLSVKPGEIFGIIGHSGAGKSTLLRCINGLETPTSGTVTVNGVELSSCTPKELQAQRQKIGMIFQHFHLLSSATVFDNIAFPLRLAKTPKERIGERVRELAELVGLQAHLGHYPSQLSGGQKQRVGIARALANDPYVLLCDEATSALDPQTTESILSLLLDINEKLGLTIVLITHEMQVIRSICDRVAVIDGGRIVESGAVVDVFLRPQHPTTKQFVSQAAEIEQATFGKAEGAARGMLLRVTFQGEQTYAPVLFETVKETGMSFSILQGSISRMKRIPYGQLIVELHGDEPAARRTVDALRERGLEVEVLL; from the coding sequence TTGATAGAGATCAGTAACGTAAGCAAAACGTTCCGCATCGGCGACCAGTCGTTCGAAGCGCTGAGCGAGATCGATTTGTCCGTGAAGCCGGGCGAAATTTTCGGCATCATCGGCCATTCGGGGGCGGGGAAGAGCACGCTGCTCCGATGCATCAACGGATTGGAAACGCCGACGTCCGGTACGGTCACCGTGAACGGCGTCGAGCTGTCCTCCTGCACGCCGAAGGAGCTGCAGGCGCAGCGCCAGAAAATCGGCATGATCTTTCAGCATTTTCATCTGCTGTCCTCGGCCACCGTGTTTGACAATATTGCCTTTCCTTTGAGGCTCGCGAAGACGCCGAAGGAGCGCATCGGGGAGCGGGTGCGGGAGCTGGCGGAGCTCGTCGGGCTGCAGGCGCATTTGGGACATTACCCGTCTCAATTGTCCGGCGGTCAGAAGCAGCGCGTCGGCATCGCGAGGGCGCTCGCCAACGATCCGTACGTCCTGCTGTGCGACGAGGCGACGTCCGCGCTCGACCCGCAGACGACGGAGTCGATCCTCTCGCTGCTGCTGGACATTAACGAGAAGCTCGGGCTGACGATCGTGCTCATCACGCACGAAATGCAGGTGATCCGCTCGATTTGCGACCGCGTCGCCGTCATCGACGGCGGACGGATCGTCGAAAGCGGGGCCGTCGTCGACGTCTTCCTGCGTCCGCAGCATCCGACGACGAAGCAGTTCGTCTCGCAGGCGGCCGAGATCGAGCAGGCGACGTTCGGCAAAGCCGAAGGCGCCGCCCGAGGCATGCTGCTGCGCGTAACGTTCCAAGGCGAACAGACTTACGCGCCGGTGCTGTTCGAGACGGTGAAGGAGACGGGCATGTCCTTCAGCATTTTGCAAGGCTCGATATCCCGCATGAAACGAATCCCGTACGGCCAGCTCATCGTCGAGCTGCACGGCGACGAGCCCGCCGCGCGGCGCACCGTCGACGCCCTTCGGGAGCGCGGGTTGGAAGTGGAGGTGCTGCTATGA
- a CDS encoding alpha-ketoacid dehydrogenase subunit beta, with the protein MAKKMSMSQAINEAMKLAMRRDENVILMGEDVAGGAQVDHLQDDEAWGGVLGVTKGLVQEFGRERVLDTPITEAGYVGAAMAAAATGLRPIAELMFNDFIGSCLDQVLNQGAKFRYMFGGKAQVPVTIRTTHGAGFRAAAQHSQSLYALFTAIPGIKVVVPSTPADAKGLLLASIEDNDPVVFFEDKTLYNLTGEVPDGYYTIPLGKADIKRAGSDLTIVAIGKQVHTALEAAAQLAKKGIEVEVVDPRSLSPLDEDTILGSVARTNRLIVIDEANPRCSIATDIAALVADKAFDSLDAPIKRITAPHTPVPFSPVLEDLYLPNAQKVIEVVSEMLGDKSLLSV; encoded by the coding sequence ATGGCGAAAAAGATGAGCATGTCGCAAGCGATCAACGAGGCGATGAAGCTGGCGATGCGGAGAGACGAGAACGTCATTCTGATGGGCGAGGACGTCGCCGGCGGCGCGCAGGTCGACCATCTGCAGGACGACGAGGCGTGGGGCGGCGTGCTCGGGGTCACGAAAGGCCTCGTGCAGGAATTCGGCCGCGAGCGCGTGCTCGACACGCCGATTACGGAAGCGGGCTATGTCGGGGCGGCGATGGCCGCGGCGGCGACCGGCCTCCGCCCGATCGCGGAGCTCATGTTCAACGACTTCATCGGCAGCTGCCTCGACCAGGTGCTGAACCAAGGCGCGAAGTTCCGCTACATGTTCGGCGGGAAGGCGCAGGTGCCGGTGACGATCCGGACGACGCACGGCGCGGGCTTCCGCGCGGCGGCGCAGCATTCGCAAAGCTTGTACGCGCTGTTCACCGCCATCCCGGGCATCAAGGTCGTCGTCCCGTCCACCCCGGCCGATGCGAAAGGGCTGCTGCTCGCTTCGATCGAGGACAACGATCCCGTCGTCTTCTTCGAAGATAAGACGCTCTACAATTTGACGGGCGAAGTGCCGGACGGCTACTACACGATTCCGCTCGGCAAGGCGGACATCAAGCGCGCCGGGTCGGACCTGACGATCGTCGCGATCGGCAAGCAGGTGCATACGGCGCTGGAGGCGGCGGCGCAGCTGGCGAAGAAGGGCATCGAGGTCGAGGTCGTCGATCCGCGCAGCTTGTCGCCGCTCGACGAGGATACGATTCTCGGGTCCGTCGCGAGGACGAACCGTCTCATCGTCATCGACGAGGCGAACCCGCGCTGCTCGATCGCGACCGACATCGCGGCGCTCGTCGCGGACAAAGCGTTCGACAGCTTGGACGCGCCGATCAAGCGTATCACCGCGCCGCACACGCCGGTGCCGTTCTCGCCGGTGCTGGAGGATTTGTATTTGCCGAATGCGCAGAAGGTGATCGAAGTCGTATCCGAAATGTTAGGAGATAAATCGCTGCTGAGCGTGTAA
- a CDS encoding phytanoyl-CoA dioxygenase family protein, whose translation MLTEEQKETYYRDGVLVLKGLISPEELEAYREAYERMVEKVRAYPGPEKYNSRVIGAKSGNKIETKPGATQSEVTEYWGADWLLHPDLYEPAFTDYLNNDKLINSLRSLLGPDIGIYGLKALWSPVHVDYDLAWHRDGRQEVYSTDGGIPPGWLQFNTALYREESFKVVKGSHRRPLTDEENAKYGTVEEVSNEEICVLEPGEVLFMHQAVLHRGKAKGEANGGSKRRAFHYILARTDFPVGRRRLEQFKNWYEELNLAEKLGPTAKPLFENFFAWEGRAFDDETYPYPVYKKDKY comes from the coding sequence ATGTTGACCGAAGAGCAGAAGGAAACGTATTACCGAGACGGTGTTTTAGTTCTGAAGGGATTGATTTCGCCCGAGGAACTGGAAGCCTATCGCGAAGCGTACGAGCGCATGGTGGAGAAGGTGCGCGCTTACCCCGGCCCCGAGAAATACAACTCGCGGGTCATCGGGGCCAAATCGGGCAACAAGATCGAAACGAAGCCGGGCGCGACGCAGAGCGAAGTCACGGAATATTGGGGGGCGGATTGGCTGCTGCATCCGGATTTATACGAGCCGGCTTTCACCGATTATTTGAATAACGATAAGCTGATCAACTCGCTCCGCAGCTTGCTCGGACCGGATATCGGAATCTACGGGCTGAAGGCGTTATGGTCCCCCGTCCACGTGGACTACGACCTCGCTTGGCACCGGGACGGAAGACAAGAGGTGTATTCCACCGACGGCGGCATCCCGCCGGGCTGGCTTCAGTTCAATACGGCGCTGTACCGGGAAGAGAGCTTCAAGGTCGTCAAAGGCTCGCACCGCAGGCCGCTCACGGACGAGGAGAACGCCAAGTACGGCACGGTGGAGGAAGTTTCGAACGAAGAAATTTGCGTCTTGGAGCCGGGCGAGGTGCTGTTCATGCATCAAGCCGTACTGCATCGGGGCAAAGCGAAAGGGGAAGCGAACGGCGGCTCCAAACGGCGCGCGTTCCATTATATTCTGGCGCGGACGGATTTCCCGGTGGGGAGAAGACGGCTGGAGCAGTTTAAGAACTGGTACGAAGAGCTGAATTTGGCCGAGAAGCTGGGGCCGACGGCGAAGCCGCTGTTCGAAAACTTCTTCGCTTGGGAAGGAAGAGCGTTCGACGACGAGACGTATCCGTACCCCGTATATAAGAAGGACAAATATTAA
- the lipA gene encoding lipoyl synthase, with product MNRTTHEKRSVPAMRERKPSWLKANLVTTENYRSLKALMRQKTLHTVCEEAKCPNIYECWANRTATFMILGSVCTRACRFCAVQTGRPTELDLAEPERVAEAAADMNLRHVVVTSVARDDLKDGGAAVFASTIRAVRARLPLCQVEVLIPDFQGEEQPLYTVLDARPDVLNHNLETVARLSDRVRSKAKYARSLELLRRSKTYAPAIPTKSSLMVGLGETTEEVIEAMDDLREAGCDMLTIGQYLQPTKRHLRIEKYYAPEEFQRLKEEGLKRGFAHVEAGPLVRSSYHAREQAASVVPVPDAWTSAQNETN from the coding sequence ATGAATCGGACCACACACGAAAAAAGGAGCGTGCCGGCGATGCGGGAACGGAAACCGAGCTGGTTGAAGGCGAATTTGGTGACGACCGAAAATTACCGCAGCTTGAAGGCGTTGATGCGGCAGAAAACGCTGCATACCGTCTGCGAAGAGGCGAAATGCCCGAATATTTACGAATGCTGGGCGAACCGAACCGCGACGTTCATGATTCTCGGCAGCGTGTGCACGAGAGCGTGCCGCTTCTGCGCGGTGCAGACCGGCCGGCCGACGGAGCTCGATCTCGCGGAGCCCGAGCGCGTAGCGGAGGCGGCGGCGGACATGAACCTGCGGCATGTCGTCGTGACGTCGGTCGCGAGGGACGATTTGAAAGACGGCGGCGCGGCGGTGTTCGCCTCGACGATTCGCGCCGTCCGCGCGAGGCTTCCGCTGTGCCAAGTCGAGGTGCTGATTCCCGACTTCCAAGGCGAGGAGCAGCCGCTGTACACGGTGCTGGACGCGCGCCCCGACGTGCTGAACCACAACCTCGAGACGGTGGCGAGGCTGTCCGACCGCGTCCGGTCGAAGGCGAAATACGCGCGGTCGCTCGAGCTGCTGCGCCGGTCCAAAACGTACGCGCCCGCGATTCCGACGAAGTCGAGCCTAATGGTCGGCCTCGGCGAAACGACGGAGGAGGTGATTGAAGCGATGGACGACTTGCGCGAGGCCGGCTGCGACATGCTTACGATCGGCCAATATTTGCAGCCGACGAAGCGGCATTTGCGCATCGAAAAATATTACGCGCCCGAGGAGTTCCAGCGGCTGAAGGAGGAGGGGCTGAAGCGCGGCTTCGCCCATGTCGAGGCGGGACCGCTCGTCCGCAGCTCGTACCATGCGCGGGAGCAGGCGGCGTCCGTCGTTCCCGTTCCGGATGCTTGGACGAGTGCACAAAACGAGACAAATTGA
- a CDS encoding dihydrolipoamide acetyltransferase family protein, giving the protein MAVEVVMPKMGMAMKEGTVSSWHKKEGDAVTKGETIASVNSEKIEMDLEAPADGVLLKIAVPEWQGVPPGTVIGYIGQPSELAELETASAAAEAPAKPAEPSEAPAAAAVSAPAGARSGELKISPVARKIAEAAGLALDALVGTGPQGRITKEDVEKAIAERDARTTAPEPAPAPTPAPGPASASAPAAAPASAESVERVPVTGIRRTIASRMTASLRDSAQLTLTMRADITPLIALQKQMNEVTQREHDIKLTVTDLIAKATVLALQQHKELNSAYQGDQIHQYGHVHLGIAVALDRGLVVPVIRHAETRTLLDLSRQIKSLAARAREGKLEADEMHGSTFSITNLGAYGVDFFTPVLNPPESGILGVGAVQDTPVFVGDEVKKRSMLPLSLTFDHRVLDGAPAAEFLRTLKRYLEEPHRMFL; this is encoded by the coding sequence ATGGCAGTCGAAGTCGTAATGCCGAAGATGGGAATGGCGATGAAGGAAGGGACGGTCTCCTCCTGGCATAAGAAGGAAGGGGACGCGGTGACGAAAGGCGAGACGATCGCCAGCGTCAACTCGGAAAAAATCGAGATGGATTTGGAAGCGCCGGCGGACGGCGTGCTGCTGAAAATCGCGGTGCCGGAATGGCAGGGCGTGCCGCCCGGCACCGTCATCGGCTACATCGGGCAGCCGAGCGAGCTGGCCGAGCTGGAGACGGCGTCGGCTGCAGCCGAGGCGCCCGCGAAGCCGGCGGAGCCGTCGGAGGCGCCAGCCGCGGCCGCGGTTTCGGCTCCGGCGGGGGCGAGGTCCGGGGAGCTGAAAATTTCCCCGGTCGCGCGCAAAATCGCCGAGGCGGCGGGCCTTGCGCTCGACGCGCTCGTCGGCACCGGTCCGCAGGGCCGCATCACGAAGGAGGACGTCGAGAAGGCAATCGCCGAGCGCGATGCGCGGACGACCGCGCCTGAGCCCGCGCCTGCGCCGACGCCTGCGCCCGGGCCGGCCTCTGCGTCCGCGCCGGCGGCCGCACCCGCGTCCGCGGAGTCCGTGGAGCGCGTGCCGGTGACGGGCATCCGCAGGACGATCGCCTCCCGCATGACGGCCAGCCTGCGCGACAGCGCGCAGCTGACGCTGACGATGCGCGCGGACATCACGCCGCTCATCGCGCTGCAAAAGCAGATGAACGAGGTGACGCAGCGCGAGCACGACATCAAGTTGACGGTGACCGACTTGATCGCGAAGGCGACGGTGCTGGCGCTGCAGCAGCACAAGGAGCTGAACAGCGCGTACCAGGGCGACCAGATCCACCAGTACGGTCACGTCCACCTCGGCATCGCCGTCGCGCTGGACCGAGGGCTCGTCGTCCCGGTCATCCGTCACGCCGAGACGCGCACGCTGCTCGACCTGTCGCGCCAAATCAAGTCGCTCGCCGCGCGGGCGCGGGAAGGGAAGCTCGAGGCGGACGAGATGCACGGTTCCACCTTCTCGATCACGAACCTCGGGGCGTACGGCGTCGACTTCTTCACGCCCGTGCTCAACCCGCCGGAATCGGGCATTCTCGGCGTCGGCGCCGTGCAGGACACGCCCGTGTTCGTCGGCGACGAGGTGAAGAAGCGGAGCATGCTGCCGCTCAGCCTGACGTTCGACCACCGCGTGCTGGACGGCGCGCCCGCCGCCGAATTTTTGCGCACGCTGAAGCGATACCTCGAAGAACCGCATCGCATGTTTTTATGA